Genomic segment of Mucilaginibacter sabulilitoris:
CAAGTATGGGAGTGCCTCACTATAGCTTTTCGCTTCGTATAACACAGCTCCGGCATAATGGTAAGGAATAATCCAGTCGGGATATATCTTGATATAATGCTGCGCGAAATTCAACAATCCAACCATATCACATTCTAAACGCTCGGGGTATATCTTAAGCGCGATGAACATGGCATATATGATGGGTTTGTTGATGACACCTTGCCTGCTCAACTCCTTCAGCCTGTAATACAATGTAATTAAATTTTCATCGGTATCAGCATCAGCGCTGCCCGAAAACAAAGCTATCCGGGCCATGTCTCCACCCAATTCATAGTCCTCACTCTCGAGCGCAAGATTAGCGATCAGGCAATAAATGTTCACATCCTTATATCGGTGAACTAGCCCTTCCTTAAAGGTTTCCAAGGCTTTAGCAGGGTCATTTTTATGCTCCAGATAAAGGTTAGCTTTTTTAGCGTACAACCGGCCTTGCTCGTGATCTGCGAAACTGCGGTTTTCAATTGTGTGCGCCTTGTTTAGCTTTATTAACAGATCCAGATCCTTCAATGCGCTGTCTACATCATCTGTTTGATAATAGGCTTCCTGACGGTACGTGATCGCCTTAATCCTAGTACTCAACTGGACAGATGCTGCCAACTCATTACAGTACTCTATGGATTCCGGTAAATTTATACCCGTTATGAAAATGTTGATATAGGCCAAATACAACATGGCCTCTTCATGAGCAGGGATTAATTTCAACAGCTCTTCAAAACTGTTAATGGCTACAGCTAAGAGGTCATCCGCATTTTCATTATTATAAGATAGCTGGTATGCACACTTCGCTTTAAGCAACAAACCCTCCGGATCCTGGGGGTTAAAAATCAGGAAAAGATCTGTGCCTTCGAGGCATTCCGGGTAATTGCCTTCATTATAAATTGATTGTAACTGTTCAATGTCTACTATGCTTTGTTGTTGTGGCATATCATTTTTTTTTGAATATGAGATGAAAAACAGCTGAACTTATCGTTTTCCATTCGGCAACACTGTCACAACAAAATTGCAGGCAACTACAACAGAATACCTAATTTCGGCATGCTACAAAGTGTCTACCCATCTACACAAATGCGTCTACAATACATCTACATATTTTACAACAAGCTGATTATATTTTAGTTATAAATTTACGCCATCTACAAATTCATGGGTTTTTGAATTAACTATCGGCTATTTATAGTAATTTGGCTGGATGACGTATTTGCGGTATAAACTACTTATAGGTGCCTGCTTTATCGGGCTATCATTTGCAGCCCGGGCACAAACTACAGTATCAGACAGCTTACGATCAGTTATTGATAACGTGGCACTAAACGAGAAAGAAAAGCCTGCTTTACTTAACCAACTGGCCGAAGCAAACAGGATCAATAAAAATTATGATACAGCCATAGCCAACGCAAAACAATGCATCGCCTTATCGTTGAAACATAAAAACTTTACCGAAGCGGTAAAAGCGTATACACTGCTGGCCAATATTAAAGCAACCACACAACAGTTTGCCAGCTTAAAACAAACATGCGATACCGCACTAACCATGGCACAGCAAGCTAATGACCCTATCGCTATGGCCTATGCCTATTATTCGCGGGTATGGCTGTATAAATCGCTGGGCGATGCGGAAAATGTGGTGAAATACTCCCAGCTGGGCTTAAAGGAACTGGAAAAAAAGGCCGACCCTTTTATAGCCTCCAAGATATATTACCGGCTTTACGTAGTAAATTCCGACTGGAACAACGAATCCAAAGTGAATTTTTATGCCCGTAAAGCCACTGAAAACGCCTTGCAAGCTAAAGATTACAACCTGCTCAGTAATTGCTATACCGCATTATCGGTAGCCCATGAATACAACTACAATAAATCAAAAACCAAAACCGAGCTCGACAGTACCTTATTTTACCTGAACCGATCAGAAATGCTTTACCGGCAATATCCTGGCCAGGTGGCTGATAATACTTATGCTATCGCCTGTATTAATATTGCCGACGCCTATTTGAAATATTTTCCCGCAACAGATAAAAATGCCCGGGACCTGGCTATCCGTTATGCCGGCAGTGCCCGGTCTGTATTAAAAAATGCAGGTAACAGCCAGGAAATTATAGCCAGCAGTTTGGGCATACTAAGCGAATATGCCCGCCGCGATGGTAACAGTCTCCAGCAGGAAAATTATTTGCAGGAAGCTTACCGCGTCATGAAAACCGAGCAGCCCCCATATTACTATACCATGATCAATGTGGTGCAGGCTTTGTCAGATTTTTATGAAAAAAAAGGTGACTATCAGCAAGGGCTGAGTTTTCAAAAAGAGGTAACGGAATATACCAGGAAAAACTTTAACCAGCAACAAGCCCTTAATGCTCAAAAGCTGGAAATACAATACGAGACTGAAAAAAAAAACAGTGAAATGCAAGTATTAAAGGAACAGGAGAAAAGTCGCAGGCTGCAAAATTATCTGTATGGTTATATCGCGCTCGCCTCTCTCCTGGGCTTGTTATTTATGTTCCGGTCCTATCATTTTAAATTACGGTACTCCCTGCAACGGGAAAAACAATTGCAATTGGAAAATCAAGAATCAGAATTGCAGGTAAAGTTGGAAAAAGAAGAACAAGCCAGGCTTAGGGCAGAACAGCAATTACTGGAAACACAACAGCAGCAACTAAAATTAGAAGTGATGGCCAATACCCTTCAACTGGAACATAAGAACCGGATGCTACACAATATAAAAGACAAACTAACCGAGGGCGATCCTATAAATATGCAGCGAATATTAAAAGAAGAAATGATGCTGGATAATGACTTTGAACATGCAACATTGCAGATACAACATGTGCATCCCGATTTTTTTCATCTTCTTAATGATAAGGCAAAAAAAAAACTCACCCTGCTCGACCTAAAACTTTGCGCATACCTGTATCTTAAAATGGATACCAGGCAAATTTCCCAGCTCATGCACATTGAAGCTAAAAGTGTAAGAATGAGCCGTTACAGAATAAAACAAAAGTTAGGCCTGGAAAAAGAAGAGGATCTGAACATTTTTCTACAGCAATTGGGAACTTAACAAAGTTTTTTTTATAATCTGCCTCATAAAAGGTGGATAACGGTGCAGAATCTGCACCATTTTGTGGAAGAATTGATCGACATAGGCGATTTTTCAAAAATTCTTGATCGAGATGATGCTTCTAACGAAAAATCTTAAAGTTGATTAGTAAGATAAATTAAGTTCAATCAGGTTTATCTATAGTAGAAAACTTTGATAGTTCTCTACTATGGTGTTTATAATATAACTCTCCCTACTAGTTATTTTAGATAATACATTGTCGCTTATGTTAGAGATCCCGTTTGGATATTCTGAGGCCATTGCCCGCCTTATTCCGAATTATCAAACCAATAGTTCCGAAACACATTGATCGAGCTGATAATCTCACATATTAACTGTTTAATGATTCAACTTACATAACTGAATAAGCTTTCGGCACAGAATCGCAGGGTCAAGCCTCCCGGAATATCCACCTTATATTGCGTACCAGCGGATTTAGTTTATAGGCTTTCTCAATTCAGTATTGATAATTATTATATCCTCCTCTGCAAAATTTGAGTTCATCAACTGTTCAAGCCCACCAGCCATTTAATATACCCCATATAGAATAGATCAAACAAAGACAAAACAAACTGAATTTATTGCGAAAAAGCTTCAATTATTGAACATTTTAGACCAATTTTTAAACCTCAGGATAGGGTTATGTTAATATGTTTGCTCAACCAACTGTAGATCTGTTCCTCTGAAAAGTTTTTTTTCCCCTATCCAATATTTCATGGGCCAGCTATTTGCTGATGAACATATACCCGACATAACATGCATCTTAAAGAACTGAACTTATTAGCAATTTTATTATTTTGCCTATGCTTAGAAGCAAACGGGCAAAAAAACACCGCCGTTTATTCCTGGCACCATTTGCCAACAGCCGAATTACCATCCTTTAAAACCGACACCTTTAGCATTGAAAAATTTGGTGCCAAAGCAAACGGATTCACGCTTAATACGCAAAGCATCAACACCGCTATTAACGCGTGCAGCGAGCACGGTGGCGGCGTTGTACTTATCCCTCCCGGATTTTGGTTAACCGGTCCTATTGTGATGAAAAACAATGTCAATCTTCATCTCAGCCAAGCTGCTGTATTACAGTTTACATCTGATAAAAGCAGTTTCGGCCTTATTGAAGGGAACTTTGAAGGACACAAGTCCATCCGAAATCAGTCTCCGATCTCGGGTAAGGATCTGCAGAACATCGCCATTACCGGCGAGGGTATTGTTGACGGGTATGGAGAGGTTTGGCGCGCAATGGGTAAAGACAATGTTACCGACCGCGATTGGAAAGCACTCATCGCTTCGGGCGGTGAGCTTAGCGATGATGGCCGTACCTGGTACCCTTCGGCCAGCTATGCTAAAGGTGCCCGCATCCGGAATGCAGGCTATATACAAACCGTCAAAAAGCTGGGCGATTACCAGGATATAAAAGATTTTTTTCGCCCCAACCTCATCGTATTCAGTAACTGTAAAAAGGTGCTGATACAGGGTACAACCTTTCAAAACTCCGCAGCTTGGTGCCTTCATATGCTGCAATGTGAAGACCTGACATTTGATGGCGTGCATGTCCGCAATCCGTCAAATGCGCAGAACGGTGACGGTATGGATATTGAATCCTGCTCAAATGTGCTGGTGGTTAATTGCACTATTGATGCCGGAGATGACGGGATCTGTATCAAGTCGGGAAAAGATGAAGAAGGCAGAAAAGTTGGCAAACCTTGTCAAAACATTTTGATCCAAAACAATGTGGTATACAGCGCCCACGGTGGCTTCGTTATCGGCAGCGAAATGTCAGGAGGCGCACATGATATTTTTGTTTCAGACTGCAGTTTTTTTGGCACCGACAACGGCTTGCGTTTTAAAACAGTAAGAGGGCGTGGCGGTGTGGTTAAAAATATCTATATCCGTAATATTTCCATGCGCAATATTGTGC
This window contains:
- a CDS encoding glycoside hydrolase family 28 protein → MHLKELNLLAILLFCLCLEANGQKNTAVYSWHHLPTAELPSFKTDTFSIEKFGAKANGFTLNTQSINTAINACSEHGGGVVLIPPGFWLTGPIVMKNNVNLHLSQAAVLQFTSDKSSFGLIEGNFEGHKSIRNQSPISGKDLQNIAITGEGIVDGYGEVWRAMGKDNVTDRDWKALIASGGELSDDGRTWYPSASYAKGARIRNAGYIQTVKKLGDYQDIKDFFRPNLIVFSNCKKVLIQGTTFQNSAAWCLHMLQCEDLTFDGVHVRNPSNAQNGDGMDIESCSNVLVVNCTIDAGDDGICIKSGKDEEGRKVGKPCQNILIQNNVVYSAHGGFVIGSEMSGGAHDIFVSDCSFFGTDNGLRFKTVRGRGGVVKNIYIRNISMRNIVHDAILFDMYYFTKAPSLAQTGGDEEKPPVDAGTPQFRNFYINNVVCDGANRAMLIRGLPEMSINNIHLENISIKADHGAEIIDASDVSLTKVMLLCKTTQPLVHIENSNKITIDNLASAAKPYLLLSINGKYMGQVDLLHTDISSAGQVAEFKYGADKSALTIRK